TTTCTTCAAATTTCCATATTTGTCCATATTGAACACAACTATGGGCAAATGATTTTCTTTACACATGGTAGTAGCAGTCAGGTCCATCACTTTAAGGCCACGTTTATAAATTTCGTCATACGTGATTTCATCAAACTTCACCGCAGTGGCATCTTTTTCGGGATCTGCCGTATAAATTCCATCCACGCGCGTACCTTTCAGCATTACGTCGGCTTCGATCTCGATGGCCCGTAAGGAAGATCCGGTATCGGTAGTAAAGAACGGATTTCCTGTCCCGGCTGCCAGCAACACAATCTCACCTCTTTCAAGAGATTCAATGGCTTTCTGTTTGCTGTAAAATTCGCCGATGGGTTCCATCCGGATTGCCGTTAGCACCCGCGTCTTTACACTCAGTGATGCCAATGCGGAACTTAATGCAAGACTATTGATGGTAGTTGCCAACATGCCCATCTGATCCCCTTTTACGCGATCAAAACCTTTACTGGTACCACTCAATCCACGAAAGATATTTCCTCCGCCGATGACAATGGCAACCTGAATGCCCTGAGCAGCTACCTCTCTGATTTGTTCGGCATATTGTTGCAAGCGTTGGGCATCAATACCATACTGTTGCTCTCCCATCAACGACTCTCCGCTGATTTTCAATAAAATACGTTTATAAGTAGCCATATCCACTATTCTATTGCCGGATGTTAATCCGCTTTGATTTATTGCGGTGCAAAGTTCGTTATTTTTATTGAACCTGACAGCATAAAATGAAAAGAAACTCTTTTATGAGAATGCTATTCCTCAGATTTCTTAGTTCACCGGCTGCACAAACACCGCGTGGAAAGGCAAAGTTAACCACAAAAAAGGAAGATTGTCATTCACCTTCTTTTCATAAAAACGGATGGCGTGATCTATTTCGATGCGTGAATATCCGGCAGGCAAAACGGCATTACTTTGTAAAGTCCGTGTCAACACATCGGGAATACCATCTTCGCTAAAAAAAACATTCCGGTGATAATGTCCTCCGAGTATCGCCTCAACGTTATACGGTTTTACCATCCTCAGGAAA
The sequence above is drawn from the Microbacter margulisiae genome and encodes:
- the pyrH gene encoding UMP kinase codes for the protein MATYKRILLKISGESLMGEQQYGIDAQRLQQYAEQIREVAAQGIQVAIVIGGGNIFRGLSGTSKGFDRVKGDQMGMLATTINSLALSSALASLSVKTRVLTAIRMEPIGEFYSKQKAIESLERGEIVLLAAGTGNPFFTTDTGSSLRAIEIEADVMLKGTRVDGIYTADPEKDATAVKFDEITYDEIYKRGLKVMDLTATTMCKENHLPIVVFNMDKYGNLKKVLNGESIGTLVKE